TTATTGATGAAGAATTAAGAGCTTTGAAGACAATTAAGAATTACAAAAGAGCTACGACATTAAAAACTTCACGTACGAAGCTTTTAATATATTATTTAAGATGAAACTTAGGTATATATATCTAAAAACTAATATTATTAACAAAATTAGAAGGATTTTTTGGACTTGCTTAGAATAGACTATAGTGTATGTAAAATTTATTAAGGTAAAGGGAGGTAAAAAAATGAACTTTAAAACAAAAAAGCTTTTTAGCTTAATGGTAACCTTTTCATTATTACTAGGTATTTTTGTAACACCAGCTATAGCTAACGAAGAAAACACTATAAAGATTACTATTTTAGGCACAACAGATATTCATGGAAATATTTATGACTGGTCTTATGAAGATGCAGCAGAGAAACCATTAGGATTAGCAAGAATCTATTCAGTAGTACAAAAGGTTAGAGAAGAAAATCCAAATACTTTACTTTTGGATAATGGAGACACATTACAGGGTACAATACTTACAGACGACCTATATAATAAAACTAAGATAGAAGATCCTAATCCAGTTATAGCTGTGATGAATTTCATGGGTTATGATTCAATGACACTTGGGAATCATGAGTTTAACTTTGGATTAAGTTTAATAGAAAAAGCTGTTAAAGAAGCTGAATTCCCAATCCTCTCAGCTAATATATATAAAAAAGATGGAACAAGTTTTGTAGAACCATATGCTATTAAAGAAGTAGCTGGAGTAAAAGTAGGTATATTAGGATTTACACATCCAAATGTACAAGTTTGGGATAAAGATAAAGTAACAGAATTAGAATTCAAAAGTATGGCAGAAGAAGCTAAAAAGTACATTAAGATTCTAAAAGAAGAAGAGAAAGTTGATATAATTGTAGGTACAGCTCATGCAGGGCTTGAAGGAGGCTATCCAGATGGTGGAGACTCTGTAAGAGTACTAATTGAAAAAAATCCAGAAATAGATGCACTAATAATAGGACATGACCATATTAACTTACATGAGGTAATAGGAAATACAGCAGTTGGAGCATCAGTGGATACAGGATTAAATGTAATAAGAATAGATTTAACACTCCAAAAAGAAGGAGATGAGTGGAAGGTAATAGAAAGAACACCATCTCTAATACCAGTGGCAGATTATTCTTCTTCTGAAGAACTTAAAGAATGTGCTAAAGAATATCATGAATCAACATTAGATTTTCTAAAGGAAATAATAGGAGTTGCTACTGATGACTTCCACCCAGAGCCTGAGGTTCCTGGTATTCCAGAAGGTCAAATAAGAGATACAGCCGTAATGGATATAATTAATACAGTGCAACTGAAAGCTACTGGTGCAGATGTTTCAGCAGCTGCATTATTCAAAACAGATTCAAATCTTAAAAAGGGTGAATTAAACTTTGCAGATATATTTAATATTTACAAATATCCAAACACTCTAATAGGAGTTGAAGTAACTGGAGCAGAGCTTAAGGCTTACATGGAATGGTCAGCAGCATACTATAACACATATAGGCCTGGAGATGTAACTATAAGCTTTAATCCAAATATCAGAGCGTATAACTATGACGTGTTTGCTGGTGTAGAATATAACATAGATATATCTAAACCTGCAGGCGAGAGAATAGTAAACCTTAAACTAAATGGAAACGAAGTAAAAGATGATGATGTGATTAAATTAGCTATAAACAACTACAGGTATGACGGGCTAAAAGGAATGGGAATTATTAGTGGGGAACCTTACTTTAATTCTGATCCAAAATCACTAAGAACATACATTGCAGAATATATTTCAGAAAAAGGAACAATAGATCCAGAGGTAGATAATAACTGGAGCATAATAGGTGCAGATTTAAATCATCCATTAAGAGATTATATAATACAAGAAATTAAAGCAGGTAATATCAATATAGAGCCTTCAGCTGATGGCAGAACTCCTAATGTTAAACCAATGAACGTATTTGACCTAGCAGCAGAAGGAAAAATTCCAGCAGAATTATTAAAAGAGCATGGAATAGAAATACCAAGTACAGAAGAGTCTGCAGTAGAGGAACCAGCAGTTGAAGAACCAAAAGCAGAAGAACCAAAAGAGAAAGAACCCGTAGCAGAAGAACCAGCAGTAGCTACTACACAAACATATGTAGTAAAAGCAGGAGATGTTTTATGGAGAATAGCAAGACAGTTTGGAACAACTTGGGAAAAACTAGCTGAATTCAACAGCTTAAAAAATCCACATCTAATATTCCCAGGACAAAAAATACTGATACCAGCGAATTAATTTTGTAGGGCGACCACAGTTGTCGCCCTTTGTTATATTAATAAGGACGGTAAAAACTTCACTAACTAAGACTAAAGCTCTTTAATCAAGATAGAAAATAATCATATTTAGACGAAATATGATGCAATTTGTAGAATTAGAAGGATTTTTTGGACTTGTATAGAATAGACTATATGTATGTACAAATAAAATGTTGGGAGGAAAACTATGAGACAATCTAAAAAGCTATTATCACTATTTTTAGTCTTTGTTATGGTATTTTCAGTATCCATGACAGCTATGGCACAAGACACCTATAATGAAGTAGTAGGCACTGTTACTGAGATTCAAAAATACGGTAATCTTACAATGGATATTGAACCTAAACTTCTATATGATGCAGGCTATGAGTTAGGTGATATCCTAAAAGTAACAGTAGGTGAAAATATTTTAGAGATTCCTTTCTGCACATCCTATAGCGATGTAGATACAGGAAGTTTAGTAGTACGTGATGATCAAAAAAACAACTTACTTGTTGTTGCCATTAATATGGGAAACTTTGCAACTACATACAATGTAAATGTAGGTGACAAAGTAACGTTTTCTCTATTAGAAAAACAAGGCTATATATCAGAGTACTTACTTCGTCAATTAACACGTACAAATCTACGCTCTGATTATGCTACAGATTCAATATATGCTAATTTCCGCAGTATAACAACTACTGGAATCAAGCCAGCAGTTTTATACAGAAGTAGTAGCCCTATAAACAATGAAATAGCTCGTGCAGCGTATGCTAACGGACTAGCTGAAGCTGTGGGTATAAAGACAGTACTTAACCTTGCTGATTCAAAAGAAGAAATTAATAGTTATGTATCAGCAGATGATTTTAACTCTGAATACTATAAATCACTTTATGATGCAGGTAATGTTATAACTCTAAATATGGGAGTTGCAGTAGCAGAAGAAGATTTTGGAAACAAGTTGGCTGAAGGCCTTCGTTTCCTAATAAAAAATGATGGCCCTTATCTAATTCACTGTAATGAAGGTAAAGATCGTGCAGGATTTGTAAGTGCATTATTAGAGGCTCTTATGGGAGCAAGTATAGATGAAATAGTGAATGACTATATGATTACATATGAAAACTATTATAAACTTGAAAAAGATAGTGAACAATATAAAGCAGTAGCAGAAAGCAATATTATTGCTTCCATGACCACAGTTGTTGCTCAATTAGAAAAAGGAGCAGATATTTCTAAAGTTGATTTTGTAAAAGCTGCAGAGAACTACCTTAAGAGAATTGGCTTAACAGAGAAAGAAATAGCGGCTATTAAAGAAAAGCTCTCAGTAGACTCCATATATAAGAGTCCAAGTATAGAAGCAAATGTTATAGAAATAGAAAAGTATGGCCATGCAAAAACAGATTTATTAATCGAAGATTTTAATAAGCTAGGCTTTAAATATGGGGACATGGTAACAGCTATATTTGATAATGGTTTTGTACTTGAAGCACCATATTTAGATGGATACTATGTAGATAGTGGTGCGCCACTAGTTCGTGCATATCCAGGACATACAAATGTCGGTGTATGTATTAACTATGGAAAGCTAAATGAAATAGCTAATGTAGAAGTTGGCGATAAAGTAACTATCATGCTTACTAATCCTGCAGAGTACCAAGTTCAATATGAAATTCGTAAGCTAGAACGTACAAACAACCGTGAAGACTATTCAACTGATGTAGAATTTGCTAACTTCCGTAATATTGTAGTTGGCAATATTGCTGAAGGAGTTCTTTACCGTAGTTCAAGTCCAATAAATAACGAGCTTGGGCGTGCAGCATATTCAGATAAACTTATTAAAGAAGCTAAAGTAAATACAGTTGTTAATCTAGCAGATTCTGTTGAGAATATTGAAAACCATTTAGTAGCAGAAGACTTTGCATCACCATACTATGCAGAGCTTTATAAAAATAATAAAGTATTACCTTTAAATATGGGATTAGCATATACAAGCCCTGAGTTTAAGGAAAGTATTATCAAAGGACTTGTATTCATGTCAGAAAATGAAGGACCATATCATTTCCATTGTACAGAAGGTAAAGATAGGGCAGGATTTTTTGCAGCACTAGTTGAAGCTTTAATGGGTGCATCAAAGGATGAAATAGTAGAAGACTATATGCAAAGCTATATCAACTATTTTGGAGTTGAAAAAGGCACTGATAAATACAATATAATCACTGAGGACGTAATTGCAATGCTTAAGTTTATAGCAGGCTCTGAAGACTTAGAAAATGTTGACCTTGCAACAGGTGCTAAGAGCTTCCTTTTAGCAGGTGGAATGACAGAGGCGCAAATTGAAACATTAAAGACTAAGCTTTCTACACCAATAGCTACTACTGAAGAAGCCGCAGTAGAGGAACCAGTTGTAGAAGAGCCTTTAGTGGAACAACCAGCAGTAGAAGAACCTGTAGTAGAAGAACCAGCAGCAGAAGAACCTGTAGTAGAAGAACCAGCAGCAGCTACTACACAAACATATGTAGTAAAGTCTGGAGATGTTCTATGGAGAATAGCAAGACAATTCGGAACAACTTGGGAAAAATTAGCTGAGTTCAACAGCTTAAAAAATCCACATCTAATATTCCCAGGACAAAAAATACTAATACCAGGGAACTAAAAAACGAGGGCAACCTCGTTTTTTTTGACTCAATTTTTTTCATATAGCTTATCCTACAAGCATAGTATTTAAGTAGGACAGTAAGGATGATTTAACTGCCATTCATAAATCATAAAACAGGGGGATAACACTCATGAAAAACTTTGCTGTATATGTAATCTTTATTCTTTTCATGACTATATTGCTACCACTATTTCTAGTAAAAGGCTGTAATCCAGATAGAGAAGAAAAACCAATAAAAAATGCTCAGCAAAAAATCATAGCAGGTGAGGAGTTAATAAAAGTATACAACACAAAAACAGGTGATACAGAGGAAATGGAACTTGAAGAATATTTAAAGGGGGTAGTAGCTGCTGAAATGCCAGCAGCATTTCACATTGAAGCATTAAAAGCACAAGCCATAGCAGCTAGAACATATGCATTGGCTAGGGTGGAAAGATTCGCAGAAGGACATATCGACCATATAACAGCCCCTCTTTGCACAGGTGTTCATTGTCAAGCATATTTGACATTAGAAGAACTTGGCCAAGTACATGGTCAAGATTGGGTAACAGAATATTGGCCTAAAATACAACAGGCTGTAGATGAGACGAAGGGTATGGTAGTAACATTTGAAGGAGAATTAATAGATGCTATGTATCACTCATCAAGTGGTGGTATGACAGAGGATTCAGAAAATGTATTTGCTACAGCAAAGCCCTATTTAAGGTCTGTATCAAGTCCAAACGAAGAAAGTTCACCAAAATTCAAATCAAGTTTCACTATGTCTTTTAACGATTTTGTCAAAAAAATTCAAGAAATGGTGCCTGATATTGAAATTACAAAGAAAAATATAACTCAAGTAATCAAAGTAGCAGATAAAAGTGAAACAGGTAGAATAAAGAAGTTAATGATAGGAGATAAGATCATAGAAGGCAGAGACTTTAGAGCAGCTTTTAATTTAAATTCAACTAATTTTAAAATTAATCTTATAGGAGATAGTATAGAAATAGAAACTTTAGGCAATGGGCATGGAGTAGGTATGAGCCAATGGGGAGCCAATGCCATGGCTAAGAATGGCAGTAGCTATGAGGAAATACTAAAACATTATTATTTAGGAGTGGAAGTAATGAGGTACAATTGAAAATTAAACATTGAGGATTACTTAACATATAGCTTCGAGTTCATTGGAAGCTTGTATATTTTATTGATCCAGAGAAATAGTTGATAGAAGTAAATGACTATGAAAGTCCTACTCTATTAACTATTTCTTTTTTTATAAATTTTTTCCTAACGCATGTATTAATTTTCTATAATTGGTCACAATATCTAATGGAGGTGAGGCTTATGGACGAGTTTAATAAAGGACCAGAAAATAGTGAAGGCAATAATAAAATTAGAAATCCAATAATTAATAAGGTCACGAGGAGAACGAGGTCTATTACAGACAAAGATGGTTTTTATGTAATCTTATTTATTTGCATATGCATAGTAACCACTACTGCAGTATGGGTATCAAAAAATAATTTTGACAAAGCAAATAACCTACAAAGCCTTGATTATCTACAATTTGCAGAGGGCTATTATGATGACATTGAAAACTTAGAAGAGGAAGAAGAAAGTAAAGATGTCACATTAATAGAAATAGATGAAAAAGAATCAGAAGAAACAAAGTCTGAAGAAACAGACAAAGAGCTAACCCAAGATACAGAAGACAAAGGAGCAGAGACTCCAGAAGAACAAAAGACAAAGGTTACTAGTGCTCAAAGCAATTCTGCAAGTGAAGAATTAGTAGTTACGACAATGGGGCAACCGACAGTAGGAAATCTATCAATGGATTATGCAGACAGCACACTAGTGTACTCAAAGACGCTTGACCAGTGGACTACGCATTATGGAATAGACATAAAAGCAAATGAAGGAGCTGCAGTAAAAGTAGTATTAGATGGAGTAATCAAATCAATAGAAAGAGATACAGACTATGGAATACTCATAACTGTAGATCACGGAAATGGACTAGAAACCAAGTATGGTTGCTTATCCACAGATGCAATGGTAACTGTAGGTCAAGAAGTTAAAAAGGGAGATGCAATCAGTGGAATAGGCAAAGGCGCAGGCATTGAATTGGCAGATGGACCTCATTTGCATTTTGAAGTAATTAAAGATGGAAAAAATGTAAACCCTAAAAATTATTTGCCGAAGTTTAAATAATCTCCGAAAAATAGGAAGTAGCATAATATCAATAGTTCTAATATTGCATTATTGTGCATAAGTATTACTTAAAAAGACTCATATTTTCAAGAATACCGTCAAAGGGGGTTAACAGAATTTGAAAGATTATATAGAGGAACGAGCCTTAGAAATTGCAAAATATATTATAAGCGAAAATGCTACAGTACGACAAACTGCTATTGTTTTTGGTGTGAGTAAGAGCACCGTTCACAAGGACGTAACCGAGCGTCTCCCTAAGATAAACCCTCTTGTAGCAAGTGATGTAAAAAAGGTACTAGATATGAATAAAGCCGAGAGACACATTAGAGGCGGAAAAGCTACAAAGATGAAGTACAAAGCAATCAACAACTAATGATGATAAAAACAACTTTATATATACTAACAAAACAAAAAATATTATTTCCAAATAGGAAGTAATATTTTTTGTTTTATTTGAACAAAAAAAGAGGAATTATGGAAAAAATATAGAAATTACTTTCATAGGGATAATTGCGCAGAAAAGCAGTTAAGGATTTATGATTAAAAATTAAGGATTAAGAATTGAAAAATGAAAAAATTAGTTCTCTTAATTGTTAATTCTTAATTTTTAATTAAAAAAGGGAAAGGGTGTTTAAGAAAATGGGCTTTTCATTAAGATCCGACATGGGAATAGACCTAGGGACAGCTAGTATATTAGTATACATAAAAGGTAGAGGAATCGTACTACAAGAGCCATCGGTAGTAGCCATAGATAAAAACACAAACAAACTACTAGCAGTCGGAGAAGAAGCTAGGAGAATGCTTGGGAGAACCCCTGGT
The Proteiniborus sp. DW1 DNA segment above includes these coding regions:
- a CDS encoding 5'-nucleotidase C-terminal domain-containing protein, with protein sequence MNFKTKKLFSLMVTFSLLLGIFVTPAIANEENTIKITILGTTDIHGNIYDWSYEDAAEKPLGLARIYSVVQKVREENPNTLLLDNGDTLQGTILTDDLYNKTKIEDPNPVIAVMNFMGYDSMTLGNHEFNFGLSLIEKAVKEAEFPILSANIYKKDGTSFVEPYAIKEVAGVKVGILGFTHPNVQVWDKDKVTELEFKSMAEEAKKYIKILKEEEKVDIIVGTAHAGLEGGYPDGGDSVRVLIEKNPEIDALIIGHDHINLHEVIGNTAVGASVDTGLNVIRIDLTLQKEGDEWKVIERTPSLIPVADYSSSEELKECAKEYHESTLDFLKEIIGVATDDFHPEPEVPGIPEGQIRDTAVMDIINTVQLKATGADVSAAALFKTDSNLKKGELNFADIFNIYKYPNTLIGVEVTGAELKAYMEWSAAYYNTYRPGDVTISFNPNIRAYNYDVFAGVEYNIDISKPAGERIVNLKLNGNEVKDDDVIKLAINNYRYDGLKGMGIISGEPYFNSDPKSLRTYIAEYISEKGTIDPEVDNNWSIIGADLNHPLRDYIIQEIKAGNINIEPSADGRTPNVKPMNVFDLAAEGKIPAELLKEHGIEIPSTEESAVEEPAVEEPKAEEPKEKEPVAEEPAVATTQTYVVKAGDVLWRIARQFGTTWEKLAEFNSLKNPHLIFPGQKILIPAN
- a CDS encoding tyrosine-protein phosphatase — translated: MRQSKKLLSLFLVFVMVFSVSMTAMAQDTYNEVVGTVTEIQKYGNLTMDIEPKLLYDAGYELGDILKVTVGENILEIPFCTSYSDVDTGSLVVRDDQKNNLLVVAINMGNFATTYNVNVGDKVTFSLLEKQGYISEYLLRQLTRTNLRSDYATDSIYANFRSITTTGIKPAVLYRSSSPINNEIARAAYANGLAEAVGIKTVLNLADSKEEINSYVSADDFNSEYYKSLYDAGNVITLNMGVAVAEEDFGNKLAEGLRFLIKNDGPYLIHCNEGKDRAGFVSALLEALMGASIDEIVNDYMITYENYYKLEKDSEQYKAVAESNIIASMTTVVAQLEKGADISKVDFVKAAENYLKRIGLTEKEIAAIKEKLSVDSIYKSPSIEANVIEIEKYGHAKTDLLIEDFNKLGFKYGDMVTAIFDNGFVLEAPYLDGYYVDSGAPLVRAYPGHTNVGVCINYGKLNEIANVEVGDKVTIMLTNPAEYQVQYEIRKLERTNNREDYSTDVEFANFRNIVVGNIAEGVLYRSSSPINNELGRAAYSDKLIKEAKVNTVVNLADSVENIENHLVAEDFASPYYAELYKNNKVLPLNMGLAYTSPEFKESIIKGLVFMSENEGPYHFHCTEGKDRAGFFAALVEALMGASKDEIVEDYMQSYINYFGVEKGTDKYNIITEDVIAMLKFIAGSEDLENVDLATGAKSFLLAGGMTEAQIETLKTKLSTPIATTEEAAVEEPVVEEPLVEQPAVEEPVVEEPAAEEPVVEEPAAATTQTYVVKSGDVLWRIARQFGTTWEKLAEFNSLKNPHLIFPGQKILIPGN
- the spoIID gene encoding stage II sporulation protein D → MKNFAVYVIFILFMTILLPLFLVKGCNPDREEKPIKNAQQKIIAGEELIKVYNTKTGDTEEMELEEYLKGVVAAEMPAAFHIEALKAQAIAARTYALARVERFAEGHIDHITAPLCTGVHCQAYLTLEELGQVHGQDWVTEYWPKIQQAVDETKGMVVTFEGELIDAMYHSSSGGMTEDSENVFATAKPYLRSVSSPNEESSPKFKSSFTMSFNDFVKKIQEMVPDIEITKKNITQVIKVADKSETGRIKKLMIGDKIIEGRDFRAAFNLNSTNFKINLIGDSIEIETLGNGHGVGMSQWGANAMAKNGSSYEEILKHYYLGVEVMRYN
- a CDS encoding M23 family metallopeptidase gives rise to the protein MDEFNKGPENSEGNNKIRNPIINKVTRRTRSITDKDGFYVILFICICIVTTTAVWVSKNNFDKANNLQSLDYLQFAEGYYDDIENLEEEEESKDVTLIEIDEKESEETKSEETDKELTQDTEDKGAETPEEQKTKVTSAQSNSASEELVVTTMGQPTVGNLSMDYADSTLVYSKTLDQWTTHYGIDIKANEGAAVKVVLDGVIKSIERDTDYGILITVDHGNGLETKYGCLSTDAMVTVGQEVKKGDAISGIGKGAGIELADGPHLHFEVIKDGKNVNPKNYLPKFK
- the spoIIID gene encoding sporulation transcriptional regulator SpoIIID, which encodes MKDYIEERALEIAKYIISENATVRQTAIVFGVSKSTVHKDVTERLPKINPLVASDVKKVLDMNKAERHIRGGKATKMKYKAINN